In Pseudomonas saponiphila, the genomic stretch AGGGCCGGCGCATGCCTAGCAGACTGCTCGGCCTGCTGCTGTGGCTGGCGGCCCTGCCGGCCCTGGCGCAGCACTATGAAAACTGCGGCAAGCGCTGGGAAATTGCCGGACCGCCACAGCGCATCGTCGCCCTCAACCAGCACAGCGCCGACCTGCTGCTGGCCCTGGGCGCCGGGCCAGCGATGATCGGCGTGGCCTACCTGGACGACGATGCCGGGGCCGACGGGCACTACCACGGTGTACCGGTGATCGCCCGGCAGTATCCCTCGGCGGAAGTGCTCTACAGCCTCAAGCCCGATCTGGTGGTGGGCGGCTTTGCCTCAGCGTTCCCGGAAAACTTCAGCTCCCGACGACACCTGAGCGCCATAGGCGTAGGCAGCTACCTGCTGGAGTCGGCCTGCGCCGGGCACAGCGAAGACTACTTCGGGCATATCCGTCGCGACCTGCTGACCCTGGGCCGCCTGTTGCAGCAGGAGACCCGGGCCGCGCAACTGATCGCCGAGCAACA encodes the following:
- a CDS encoding ABC transporter substrate-binding protein gives rise to the protein MPSRLLGLLLWLAALPALAQHYENCGKRWEIAGPPQRIVALNQHSADLLLALGAGPAMIGVAYLDDDAGADGHYHGVPVIARQYPSAEVLYSLKPDLVVGGFASAFPENFSSRRHLSAIGVGSYLLESACAGHSEDYFGHIRRDLLTLGRLLQQETRAAQLIAEQQANLDAAAALYQGRNRPAVFYLDSEVNGLASQGRRGFVGVLLQAAGARNSMASVDHPQLRVNSETLLINDPDVLLLADALWSPASRKRQLLGSDPVLSRLRAVREQRLIEIPFSQLVPGIASARSALELARRLHPAL